A genome region from Camelina sativa cultivar DH55 chromosome 10, Cs, whole genome shotgun sequence includes the following:
- the LOC104717753 gene encoding acid phosphatase 1-like, whose amino-acid sequence MRILVNHHLLLLLSLLPLSAFSEENTTSSYLIPRPLIFETQQLKNIDDNVNLLHCTSWRFAAETNNLAPWKTIPVECADYVKDYLMGKGYVFDVERVSEEAKIYASSFESNGDGKDVWIFDIDETLLSNLPYYLEHGCGLEVFNHSKFDKWVEKGIAPAIAPSLKLYQMVQDMGYKVILLTGRRENHRVVTVENLRNAGFHNWDKLILRSMDDDHKTATIYKSEKRDEMVNEGYRIRGNSGDQWSDLLGFAMSERSFKLPNPMYFIP is encoded by the exons ATGCGGATTCTTGTGAatcatcatctccttcttctgttATCTCTGCTTCCTCTGTCGGCGTTTTCCGAGGAAAACACCACGAGCTCGTACCTCATTCCACGGCCATTGATCTTTGAGACCCAGCAGCTCAAGAACATCGACGACAATGTCAATTTACTGCATTGCACGAGCTGGAGATTCGCGGCGGAGACGAACAATCTCGCCCCTTGGAAAACGATTCCTGTTGAATGCGCTGACTACGTGAAAGATTACTTGATGGGTAAAGGTTACGTCTTTGATGTGGAGAGAGTCTCTGAGGAGGCTAAGATTTATGCTAGCAGCTTCGAATCTAACGGTGACGGCAAAGATGTTTGGATTTTCGATATTGATGAGACGTTATTGTCCAATCTTCCTTATTATCTGGAACACGGTTGTGG GTTGGAAGTTTTTAATCATTCCAAGTTTGATAAGTGGGTGGAGAAAGGGATAGCACCTGCCATAGCACCAAGCTTGAAACTTTACCAAATGGTTCAAGATATGGGTTACAAAGTTATCTTGCTTACAGGGCGGAGAGAGAACCACAGGGTTGTCACTGTGGAAAACCTGCGCAATGCTGGTTTCCATAACTGGGACAAGCTTATTCTAAG ATCGATGGATGATGATCACAAAACAGCGACCATATACAAGTCTGAGAAGAGGGATGAGATGGTGAACGAAGGGTATAGAATCAGAGGCAATTCAGGTGACCAATGGAGTGATTTGTTGGGTTTTGCAATGTCCGAAAGGTCCTTCAAACTTCCAAATCCAATGTATTTTATTCCCTAA
- the LOC104717752 gene encoding U-box domain-containing protein 35 isoform X2, with amino-acid sequence MSRSPDKLALPPPPSLLTVVVALSGSSKNKNVVTWALEKFAPEGNVGFKLLHIHPMITSVPTPMGNAIPISEVRDDVVTAYRQEILWQSEEMLKPFTKMFVRRKVAVEVRVIESDNVAAAITEEVARNSTERLVIGGSSRSFFSRKADMCSAISALMPNFCTVYVVSKGKLSCVRPSDSDGNATIRDDGSERTDSSNGSSGPTSDSTDVMSSGRDSQSRALSLPVRRLQQFPAIGRQASVPMETSSVGSDETRCMSLDAEEAKDVSSVNRSSTDTTSRWTPRLRDYEERKEAMSSSSSNREYGNVGSRFSWTGMVVDTTHSRASQQASNMSDALSEQSYSDNQVNLNFEIEKLRAELRHVQEMYAVAQTETYDASRKLGELNQRRLEEAIKLEELKLKEYEARESAEKEKQNFEKARRDAESMRERAEREIAQRREAERKSARDTKEKEKLEGTLGSPQLQYQHFTWEEIMAATSSFSEELKIGMGAYGAVYKCNLHHTTAAVKVLHSAESGLSRQFKQELEILSKIRHPHLVMLLGACPEQGALVYEYMENGSLEDILFQVNNSPPLPWFERFRIAWEVAAALVFLHKSKPKPIIHRDLKPANILLDHNFVSKVGDVGLSTMVQVDPLSTKFTIYKQTSPVGTLCYIDPEYQRTGMISSKSDVYSFGMIVLQLLTAKPAIALAHFVESAMDSNDEFLKILDQKAGNWPIEETRELTSLALCCTELRGKDRPDLKDQILPALESLKKVADKARNSLSGVSTQPPTHFICPLLKDVMNEPCVAADGYTYDRRAIEEWLEEHDTSPMTDSPLRSKSLLPNYTLYTAIMEWRSQ; translated from the exons ATGAGTAGATCACCAGATAAACTAgcgcttcctcctcctccttcattgCTTACGGTCGTCGTGGCTCTTAGTGGGAgcagtaaaaacaaaaatgtagttACATGGGCGCTCGAAAAATTTGCTCCTGAAGGAAATGTTGGCTTCAAGCTACTTCACATCCATCCAATGATTACTTCTGTACCTACACCAA TGGGAAATGCAATTCCTATTTCCGAGGTGCGAGATGATGTAGTAACTGCCTATAGACAGGAAATACTGTGGCAGTCTGAAGAGATGCTTAAACCTTTCACAAAAATGTTCGTGCGGAGAAAG GTTGCAGTAGAAGTTCGTGTGATTGAATCAGATAATGTAGCAGCTGCGATAACTGAAGAAGTTGCTCGGAATTCAACAGAGAGACTTGTCATTGGAGGCTCATCGCGTAGTTTTTTCTCAAG GAAAGCTGATATGTGCTCAGCGATATCAGCTTTGATGCCAAACTTTTGTACAGTCTATGTTGTTTCAAAAGGAAAATTGTCATGCGTCAGACCATCAGACTCTGACGGAAATGCAACTATAAGAGATGATGGTAGCGAAAGAACTGATTCCTCCAACGGTTCTTCCGGTCCCACCTCAG ATTCAACAGATGTAATGTCAAGTGGGCGTGACTCTCAATCTCGTGCTCTATCCCTTCCAGTCAGGAGATTGCAACAATTCCCGGCAATTGGAAGACAAGCATCAGTTCCAATGGAAACGAGTTCAGTTGGCTCGGATGAAACTAGGTGCATGTCTTTGGATGCAGAGGAAGCTAAAGATGTTTCGAGTGTAAATAGAAGCAGCACGGATACTACATCACGTTGGACCCCACGGCTTAGAGATTATGAGGAGAGAAAAGAAGCTATGAGTTCTTCATCTAGCAACCGTGAATATGGGAATGTTGGTAGTAGGTTTAGTTGGACTGGCATGGTGGTTGATACTACTCACTCTCGGGCTTCTCAACAAGCTTCAAACATGTCTGATGCTCTAAGTGAACAATCTTATTCAGACAACCAG GTAAACCTAAACTTTGAGATTGAGAAGTTGAGAGCTGAGCTTAGACACGTTCAAGAAATGTATGCTGTGGCTCAAACAGAAACCTATGATGCTTCTCGAAAG CTTGGTGAGCTTAACCAACGTCGGTTAGAAGAAGCCATAAAGCTGGAAGAGCTAAAGCTTAAAGAGTACGAAGCTCGGGAGTCAGcagaaaaggaaaagcaaaaTTTTGAGAAGGCGAGAAGAGATGCAGAGAGCATGAGAGAAAGAGCGGAGAGGGAAATTGCACAGAGAAGAGAAGCCGAGAGGAAATCAGCACGTGATactaaagagaaagagaagcttgAGGGCACTCTGGGGTCTCCTCAGCTGCAATATCAGCACTTCACTTGGGAAGAAATTATGGCTGCCACTTCATCATTCTCAGAAGAGCTGAAGATCGGAATGGGAGCCTACGGAGCTGTTTACAAATGTAATTTGCATCATACAACCGCAGCTGTCAAAGTTTTGCATTCTGCTGAAAGTGGTCTGTCTAGACAATTCAAGCAAGAG CTTGAAATATTGAGCAAGATTCGGCACCCACACTTGGTTATGCTTCTAGGAGCGTGCCCGGAGCAAGGAGCTTTAGTTTATGAGTACATGGAAAACGGTAGCCTGGAGGACATACTGTTCCAGGTCAACAACAGTCCGCCACTTCCGTGGTTTGAGCGGTTTAGGATAGCTTGGGAAGTCGCAGCGGCTCTTGTCTTCCTCCACAAATCAAAGCCTAAACCGATCATTCACCGTGATCTAAAACCTGCAAACATCTTGCTTGATCACAACTTTGTCAGCAAAGTTGGAGACGTCGGACTCTCAACGATGGTTCAAGTCGATCCTTTATCTACTAAATTCAcaatatacaaacaaacaagcCCCGTAGGAACGTTATGCTATATTGATCCTGAATATCAACGAACGGGAATGATATCATCGAAATCAGATGTCTACTCCTTTGGAATGATTGTGCTTCAGCTTCTCACAGCAAAACCGGCTATCGCATTGGCACACTTTGTTGAGAGTGCAATGGATAGTAACGATGAGTTTCTCAAGATCTTAGATCAGAAAGCAGGCAACTGGCCGATTGAAGAAACCAGGGAATTGACATCATTGGCTTTGTGTTGTACAGAGCTAAGGGGAAAAGATAGACCTGATTTGAAAGATCAGATTCTTCCGGCCCTCGAGAGCCTTAAAAAAGTAGCTGATAAGGCAAGAAACTCACTTTCCGGGGTGTCAACACAGCCTCCCACTCATTTCATATGTCCACTACTTAAG GATGTGATGAACGAGCCGTGCGTTGCTGCTGACGGATACACATACGACCGTCGTGCGATAGAGGAGTGGCTTGAGGAGCACGACACGTCGCCGATGACAGATTCACCGTTACGTAGCAAGAGCCTTTTGCCCAACTATACTCTTTACACAGCCATCATGGAGTGGAGGTCACAGTAA
- the LOC104717751 gene encoding uncharacterized protein LOC104717751 translates to MFGGGRGPMGGGGGMLRAAGRAMTRTGVANGGIQDPFASSSSSSTSSPAVSHAQKLGSSSGSNHLTISAAAAGSLLNIPVAATSGWGGVGGSAFSFVNTGGYDDFEWVSEEEDDSLFGSVPSLDEVQDAVSSLQQVFDGSSYSKLVRDKYECYPEKGGGTGNQSPIATGMVHQVPSFGSDLDWMEPSMQLCHSRLLQPPHAYDQVYNAFDLLRTEPSVQRMVVSLSSDKAVWDAVMNNDVVREIRDLYNNGISQDEESSDDTPGENNAAMDFIKWVFDNTMVKATEVFVKITKVVTELFNSYNDDGVNKKGKDAKFNNWLEEKLMTSVLLSIVVLLVVMVSRACNRS, encoded by the exons ATGTTTGGTGGAGGAAGAGGACCTATGGGCGGCGGCGGAGGTATGTTACGCGCCGCCGGTCGTGCCATGACTAGGACCGGCGTAGCCAACGGAGGAATTCAAGAtccctttgcttcttcttcttcgtcgtccaCGTCGTCCCCTGCTGTTTCCCATGCTCAGAAACTGGGATCGTCTTCTGGTTCTAACCATCTTACGATTTCGGCGGCTGCTGCGGGGTCTCTGTTGAATATCCCCGTGGCTGCAACCTCTGGATGGGGCGGCGTCGGCGGCAGCGCTTTCTCGTTTGTTAATACCGGTGGTTACGACGATTTTGAGTGGGTttcggaggaagaagatgactctCTGTTTGGCTCTGTTCCTTCTCTTGATGAAGTCCAAGATGCTGTCTCTTCTCTCCAGca GGTATTCGATGGGAGTTCATATTCTAAGCTGGTTAGAGACAAATACGAGTGTTATCCAGAAAAGGGTGGTGGAACTGGAAACCAAAGCCCTATAGCTACAGGGATGGTTCATCAAGTTCCTTCATTTGGATCGGATTTGGACTGGATGGAGCCTTCAATGCAACTATGCCATTCAAGACTCTTACAGCCTCCTCATGCTTATGATCAGGTTTACAATGCTTTTGACCTTCTACGTACCGAACCATCTGTCCAG AGGATGGTAGTATCATTGTCCTCGGATAAAGCAGTTTGGGATGCAGTGATGAACAACGATGTTGTTCGAGAGATTAGGGACTTGTACAACAATGGTATAAGTCAAG ATGAGGAGAGTTCAGATGACACTCCTGGGGAGAATAACGCAGCAATGGATTTCATAAAGTGGGTATTTGACAACACAATGGTTAAGGCCACGGAAGTGTTTGTGAAAATTACAAAGGTTGTGACCGAACTTTTCAATAGTTACAATGACGATGGTGTTAACAAGAAGGGGAAAGATGCCAAATTCAACAACTGGCTTGAGGAAAAGCTGATGACTTCGGTCCTCCTCTCCATTGTGGTCCTACTGGTCGTGATGGTTTCCAGAGCCTGCAACAGGTCTTGA
- the LOC104717752 gene encoding U-box domain-containing protein 35 isoform X1, translated as MLKPFTKMFVRRKVAVEVRVIESDNVAAAITEEVARNSTERLVIGGSSRSFFSRKADMCSAISALMPNFCTVYVVSKGKLSCVRPSDSDGNATIRDDGSERTDSSNGSSGPTSDSTDVMSSGRDSQSRALSLPVRRLQQFPAIGRQASVPMETSSVGSDETRCMSLDAEEAKDVSSVNRSSTDTTSRWTPRLRDYEERKEAMSSSSSNREYGNVGSRFSWTGMVVDTTHSRASQQASNMSDALSEQSYSDNQVNLNFEIEKLRAELRHVQEMYAVAQTETYDASRKLGELNQRRLEEAIKLEELKLKEYEARESAEKEKQNFEKARRDAESMRERAEREIAQRREAERKSARDTKEKEKLEGTLGSPQLQYQHFTWEEIMAATSSFSEELKIGMGAYGAVYKCNLHHTTAAVKVLHSAESGLSRQFKQELEILSKIRHPHLVMLLGACPEQGALVYEYMENGSLEDILFQVNNSPPLPWFERFRIAWEVAAALVFLHKSKPKPIIHRDLKPANILLDHNFVSKVGDVGLSTMVQVDPLSTKFTIYKQTSPVGTLCYIDPEYQRTGMISSKSDVYSFGMIVLQLLTAKPAIALAHFVESAMDSNDEFLKILDQKAGNWPIEETRELTSLALCCTELRGKDRPDLKDQILPALESLKKVADKARNSLSGVSTQPPTHFICPLLKDVMNEPCVAADGYTYDRRAIEEWLEEHDTSPMTDSPLRSKSLLPNYTLYTAIMEWRSQ; from the exons ATGCTTAAACCTTTCACAAAAATGTTCGTGCGGAGAAAG GTTGCAGTAGAAGTTCGTGTGATTGAATCAGATAATGTAGCAGCTGCGATAACTGAAGAAGTTGCTCGGAATTCAACAGAGAGACTTGTCATTGGAGGCTCATCGCGTAGTTTTTTCTCGAG GAAAGCTGATATGTGCTCAGCGATATCAGCTTTGATGCCAAACTTTTGTACAGTCTATGTTGTTTCAAAAGGAAAATTGTCATGCGTCAGACCATCAGACTCTGACGGAAATGCAACTATAAGAGATGATGGTAGCGAAAGAACTGATTCCTCCAACGGTTCTTCCGGTCCCACCTCAG ATTCAACAGATGTAATGTCAAGTGGGCGTGACTCTCAATCTCGTGCTCTATCCCTTCCAGTCAGGAGATTGCAACAATTCCCGGCAATTGGAAGACAAGCATCAGTTCCAATGGAAACGAGTTCAGTTGGCTCGGATGAAACTAGGTGCATGTCTTTGGATGCAGAGGAAGCTAAAGATGTTTCGAGTGTAAATAGAAGCAGCACGGATACTACATCACGTTGGACCCCACGGCTTAGAGATTATGAGGAGAGAAAAGAAGCTATGAGTTCTTCATCTAGCAACCGTGAATATGGGAATGTTGGTAGTAGGTTTAGTTGGACTGGCATGGTGGTTGATACTACTCACTCTCGGGCTTCTCAACAAGCTTCAAACATGTCTGATGCTCTAAGTGAACAATCTTATTCAGACAACCAG GTAAACCTAAACTTTGAGATTGAGAAGTTGAGAGCTGAGCTTAGACACGTTCAAGAAATGTATGCTGTGGCTCAAACAGAAACCTATGATGCTTCTCGAAAG CTTGGTGAGCTTAACCAACGTCGGTTAGAAGAAGCCATAAAGCTGGAAGAGCTAAAGCTTAAAGAGTACGAAGCTCGGGAGTCAGcagaaaaggaaaagcaaaaTTTTGAGAAGGCGAGAAGAGATGCAGAGAGCATGAGAGAAAGAGCGGAGAGGGAAATTGCACAGAGAAGAGAAGCCGAGAGGAAATCAGCACGTGATactaaagagaaagagaagcttgAGGGCACTCTGGGGTCTCCTCAGCTGCAATATCAGCACTTCACTTGGGAAGAAATTATGGCTGCCACTTCATCATTCTCAGAAGAGCTGAAGATCGGAATGGGAGCCTACGGAGCTGTTTACAAATGTAATTTGCATCATACAACCGCAGCTGTCAAAGTTTTGCATTCTGCTGAAAGTGGTCTGTCTAGACAATTCAAGCAAGAG CTTGAAATATTGAGCAAGATTCGGCACCCACACTTGGTTATGCTTCTAGGAGCGTGCCCGGAGCAAGGAGCTTTAGTTTATGAGTACATGGAAAACGGTAGCCTGGAGGACATACTGTTCCAGGTCAACAACAGTCCGCCACTTCCGTGGTTTGAGCGGTTTAGGATAGCTTGGGAAGTCGCAGCGGCTCTTGTCTTCCTCCACAAATCAAAGCCTAAACCGATCATTCACCGTGATCTAAAACCTGCAAACATCTTGCTTGATCACAACTTTGTCAGCAAAGTTGGAGACGTCGGACTCTCAACGATGGTTCAAGTCGATCCTTTATCTACTAAATTCAcaatatacaaacaaacaagcCCCGTAGGAACGTTATGCTATATTGATCCTGAATATCAACGAACGGGAATGATATCATCGAAATCAGATGTCTACTCCTTTGGAATGATTGTGCTTCAGCTTCTCACAGCAAAACCGGCTATCGCATTGGCACACTTTGTTGAGAGTGCAATGGATAGTAACGATGAGTTTCTCAAGATCTTAGATCAGAAAGCAGGCAACTGGCCGATTGAAGAAACCAGGGAATTGACATCATTGGCTTTGTGTTGTACAGAGCTAAGGGGAAAAGATAGACCTGATTTGAAAGATCAGATTCTTCCGGCCCTCGAGAGCCTTAAAAAAGTAGCTGATAAGGCAAGAAACTCACTTTCCGGGGTGTCAACACAGCCTCCCACTCATTTCATATGTCCACTACTTAAG GATGTGATGAACGAGCCGTGCGTTGCTGCTGACGGATACACATACGACCGTCGTGCGATAGAGGAGTGGCTTGAGGAGCACGACACGTCGCCGATGACAGATTCACCGTTACGTAGCAAGAGCCTTTTGCCCAACTATACTCTTTACACAGCCATCATGGAGTGGAGGTCACAGTAA
- the LOC104720126 gene encoding uncharacterized protein LOC104720126 yields the protein MPPAIIAREDEDEVHDLVTRNEDGYVEPWDYRNSYYPTVLPLRNPNSGDPELLDQEEFGELAKHREYDENINSAEELGLTSVQHCKKQMFFFKFPDRLPVMKQSTGKNTKRSISSESSSIRSNPFEGLPEGFMGKMLVYKSGNVKLKLGDVLFDVSPGPNAKFHNDVAAINTRGRNCCGIGSSAKLVTVTPDVESLLNTASDMETHK from the exons ATGCCTCCTGCTATTATTGCtcgagaagatgaagatgaggtTCATGATTTGGTTACAAGAAACGAGGATGGCTACGTTGAACCTTGG GATTATAGAAACTCCTACTATCCTACTGTTCTTCCTTTGAGAAATCCTAACTCTGGTGATCCAG AACTTCTTGACCAGGAAGAATTTGGGGAGTTGGCTAAACACCGTGAATATGATGAGAACATCAACTCAGCAGAAGAACTTGGTCTGACATCG GTGCAACACTGCAAAAAACAGATGTTTTTCTTTAAGTTTCCAGACCGTCTCCCTGTAATGAAGCAATCGACAGGAAAAAACACCAAGAGGTCGATATCGTCAGAGAGTAGTTCAATAAGAAGCAACCCTTTTGAAGGTTTACCAGAAGGTTTCATGGGCAAAATGCTAGTTTACAAGAGCGGCAATGTCAAGTTGAAACTTGGAGATGTTCTCTTCGAT GTCTCTCCAGGTCCAAATGCAAAATTTCATAACGATGTGGCAGCAATCAACACCAGAGGGAGGAACTGCTGTGGCATTGGTTCTTCAGCGAAGCTTGTGACCGTTACTCCCGATGTTGAGTCTCTTTTGAACACTGCTTCGGACATGGAAACACACAAGTGA